One region of Candidatus Electrothrix rattekaaiensis genomic DNA includes:
- a CDS encoding metallophosphoesterase codes for MADPFRKKLVPINKLQNIRGVDLPVGLTFVQLLVTGPPGVGKTFYIKKIHGWPNEGYIDLTRKGWWKDKTLIYRPREIHLGLPFEDFPQALTVFDSEWKDAEKPLRLQLERIQLPPEGYDFLQSNWRQRYIFEFLLPKPDVIFKQRQERKSEGYFPVDEVMTLDMVKRQVAVYQEIVLYLHRVKMQVYIREALDQPPMCIVEEGEPGIPAWATATSGPRPSLTTLDGWKWLILRRDPSNWLPLTDQWQHIRKETRISFDGNPFELKLGSKILRFYPEMPLGVRRKYLRRNWLITDPSTYGMHLCRFTRVCPGETVMIGRSNEEYQAAFAFDQSVAARHITLCNIKGDIIITPLTEKSPVEIIQITDVEREDRVAQRRYQAMRTIRRIYGGGISLLPPDQAIVLLKDVNALLEQEAYRPENDVGKPGGLIELPNNRAPIIVGDLHAQVNNLLKIITENRFLAALEADTACLIILGDAVHSEVDGEMEDMDSSILMMDLILRLKQHFPKNLFYLKGNHDTFSESLSKNTISQGLLMRRRLQELRGEEYVAEMERFYSLLAYVICSDSFIACHAGPSRRRVTRNKLINLHDHPKISNDLINSRLKRPHYLAGYTKSDVKHFRKNLGLAKHTPFIVGHTPIDPSGSVWRNVADIKGHHIICSSNPDGPSLFEEVNNEMISISYPAEPLIGFIERIDENKVA; via the coding sequence ATGGCAGATCCCTTTAGAAAAAAATTAGTCCCTATCAACAAGCTGCAAAACATTCGCGGGGTGGACCTTCCTGTGGGCCTGACCTTTGTTCAGCTGCTGGTGACCGGACCGCCGGGCGTAGGAAAAACTTTTTATATTAAAAAAATACACGGATGGCCCAATGAGGGCTATATTGATCTGACCCGCAAGGGCTGGTGGAAGGATAAGACCCTTATCTACCGTCCCCGGGAAATACACCTTGGTTTACCCTTTGAAGACTTTCCCCAGGCTTTAACTGTCTTTGATTCGGAATGGAAAGATGCGGAAAAACCTCTGCGCCTGCAACTGGAACGTATTCAGCTCCCGCCGGAAGGGTATGATTTTCTCCAGAGCAACTGGCGACAACGCTATATCTTTGAATTTCTCCTCCCCAAGCCGGATGTCATCTTCAAACAACGCCAGGAACGCAAATCAGAGGGCTATTTTCCAGTGGACGAGGTCATGACCCTTGATATGGTCAAACGACAGGTGGCTGTATACCAGGAAATTGTCCTCTATCTCCACCGGGTGAAGATGCAGGTTTATATTCGGGAAGCCCTAGACCAACCGCCCATGTGTATTGTGGAAGAAGGCGAACCTGGCATTCCGGCCTGGGCCACAGCTACCTCCGGCCCAAGGCCGAGCCTGACCACGCTGGATGGCTGGAAATGGCTGATCCTTCGTCGCGATCCGAGTAATTGGTTGCCACTCACCGACCAATGGCAGCACATAAGAAAAGAAACTCGGATCTCCTTTGACGGCAATCCCTTTGAGCTGAAACTCGGCAGTAAAATTCTGCGCTTCTACCCTGAAATGCCCTTGGGCGTGCGAAGAAAATATTTGCGTAGAAATTGGTTAATCACAGATCCGAGTACTTATGGCATGCACCTCTGTCGATTCACCCGTGTTTGTCCGGGTGAAACGGTGATGATAGGCCGTTCCAATGAAGAATATCAAGCAGCTTTTGCTTTTGATCAAAGCGTTGCAGCTCGCCACATCACCCTCTGTAATATCAAAGGTGATATTATCATCACCCCCCTGACGGAAAAAAGTCCGGTAGAAATTATCCAGATCACGGATGTTGAACGCGAAGACAGAGTCGCACAACGTCGCTATCAGGCCATGAGAACAATCCGCCGTATCTACGGCGGCGGGATCAGCTTGCTACCCCCGGACCAAGCCATTGTGCTCTTGAAAGATGTGAACGCACTCCTGGAGCAGGAGGCCTATCGCCCGGAGAACGACGTGGGGAAGCCCGGCGGACTCATCGAACTGCCCAATAACCGAGCCCCGATCATTGTCGGCGACCTCCATGCCCAGGTGAATAACCTTCTCAAAATTATTACGGAAAACAGGTTTCTGGCTGCCCTAGAAGCAGATACTGCCTGTCTGATCATTCTTGGCGATGCTGTTCATTCCGAAGTGGATGGCGAAATGGAGGATATGGATAGTTCTATTCTGATGATGGATCTGATTCTCCGCCTCAAGCAGCATTTCCCCAAAAACCTTTTTTATCTCAAGGGCAATCATGACACGTTCTCAGAGAGTTTGAGCAAAAATACGATTTCCCAGGGGTTGTTAATGCGTCGACGACTTCAGGAATTGCGCGGCGAGGAATATGTAGCGGAGATGGAGCGTTTTTACAGCCTACTTGCCTATGTTATCTGCTCTGATTCTTTTATCGCTTGTCATGCTGGCCCGAGCAGGAGAAGGGTTACCCGCAATAAACTGATCAATTTGCATGATCATCCCAAGATCAGCAACGACCTCATCAACAGCCGCTTGAAACGACCCCATTATCTGGCTGGATACACCAAGAGTGATGTGAAGCATTTTCGGAAGAATCTAGGCCTAGCCAAACATACCCCCTTTATTGTCGGCCATACCCCGATAGACCCCTCGGGTAGTGTTTGGCGGAATGTCGCTGACATCAAGGGACATCACATTATTTGCAGCAGCAACCCTGACGGCCCTAGTCTGTTTGAGGAGGTTAACAATGAAATGATTTCGATTAGTTATCCCGCTGAGCCGTTGATAGGATTTATCGAAAGAATCGACGAGAACAAGGTGGCATAA
- a CDS encoding TIGR00153 family protein yields MTLKSTSPLAGLLHKSPFKPIQEHMRTVFSCVSLLQPLFAALYAQDYEGVKKIADQIDELETAADKQKSIFRLNMPTTLFLPVDRRDLLKLLHDQDSLADKTEEISQILISRDMEVPEAIKDLLNTLLVNTLGICTEAKSIIEELDELVQVGFRGIEHDKVIKMIDALRKSEHDIDQTLHKIRRTLFTIEDSLSPVSAVFWYKIIDLLGGISDLTENMSDRLLLFLSK; encoded by the coding sequence ATGACATTGAAATCGACCAGCCCCTTAGCCGGGCTCCTGCACAAATCACCTTTTAAGCCGATTCAGGAACATATGCGAACGGTTTTCAGCTGTGTGTCTTTGCTGCAACCTCTGTTTGCTGCCCTGTATGCACAGGATTATGAAGGGGTCAAGAAAATTGCCGACCAGATTGATGAGCTGGAAACAGCGGCGGACAAGCAAAAAAGTATTTTTCGTCTCAATATGCCAACAACACTTTTCCTGCCTGTGGACCGCAGAGATCTGCTTAAGCTCCTGCATGATCAGGATTCCTTGGCTGATAAAACGGAAGAAATTAGCCAAATCCTGATCAGTCGGGACATGGAAGTGCCTGAGGCGATCAAGGATCTCCTCAACACCCTGTTGGTCAACACCTTAGGTATCTGCACTGAAGCCAAATCAATCATTGAGGAGCTGGATGAATTGGTCCAAGTCGGCTTCAGGGGCATAGAGCATGATAAGGTTATCAAGATGATAGATGCCCTACGAAAAAGCGAGCATGATATCGACCAAACCCTGCATAAAATCAGGCGTACACTGTTCACCATAGAAGACAGCTTGTCGCCTGTCTCGGCAGTTTTTTGGTATAAAATTATAGATTTGCTCGGTGGCATATCGGATCTTACGGAAAACATGTCGGATCGGTTACTGTTGTTCCTGTCAAAGTAA
- a CDS encoding anion permease — protein sequence MEVITAYGTILIILAMIFGLYMTWGVGANDLANAMGTSVGAGAITVKQAIVIAIIFEFAGAVLAGGHVTKTIRKGIIDPTSIVDKPEILVYGMLAALLAAAVWLMVASAKGWPVSTTHSIVGALVGFALVGIGPEAVNWSKIWKIIASWVVSPAVGGTISFLLVMSTRKLIFDTENPLKNAKKYAPFYIFLVGFIISLVTLFKGLKHLDVELTAGQSLVAAVFIGLLTALFGWSLVRKVEEDPAADRNFHFASVEKVFTPMMLFTACSMAFAHGSNDVANGIGPLAAVVSIVSSGGEVMQKSEMPFWILLLGGGGIVTGLVTLGYRVMLTVGTKITELTPSRGFCAELAAASTVVLASRTGLPVSTTHILVGSVLGVGLARGIGALDLRVVLNIIISWLVTLPAGALMAMVFFFILKAIFS from the coding sequence ATGGAAGTGATAACGGCCTACGGAACAATTCTGATCATCTTGGCGATGATCTTCGGCCTGTACATGACCTGGGGGGTCGGAGCCAATGACCTTGCCAATGCCATGGGAACCTCGGTGGGCGCGGGCGCGATCACGGTGAAACAAGCCATCGTCATCGCTATTATCTTTGAGTTTGCCGGTGCTGTGCTTGCTGGCGGGCATGTCACCAAGACGATCCGCAAGGGGATTATTGATCCCACCAGCATCGTAGATAAACCGGAAATCCTGGTCTATGGTATGCTGGCGGCCTTGCTGGCTGCCGCTGTCTGGCTGATGGTCGCTTCAGCAAAGGGTTGGCCGGTTTCCACCACCCATTCCATCGTGGGTGCCCTGGTGGGCTTTGCCTTGGTTGGCATCGGACCAGAGGCTGTTAACTGGTCAAAGATCTGGAAAATTATTGCCAGCTGGGTCGTTTCTCCGGCTGTGGGCGGAACCATCTCCTTTCTTCTGGTCATGAGTACCCGCAAGCTTATTTTCGACACGGAGAACCCGCTCAAAAATGCCAAAAAATACGCACCGTTTTACATCTTTTTGGTCGGCTTTATCATCTCTCTGGTCACCTTATTCAAGGGCCTGAAGCACCTGGATGTCGAACTGACCGCTGGCCAGAGTCTCGTTGCTGCGGTGTTTATCGGCCTACTCACGGCCTTATTCGGCTGGTCCTTGGTTCGTAAGGTTGAAGAAGATCCGGCTGCGGATCGGAATTTTCATTTTGCCAGCGTGGAAAAAGTCTTCACCCCGATGATGCTGTTCACAGCCTGCTCCATGGCCTTTGCCCACGGCTCCAATGATGTGGCCAACGGTATCGGACCGCTGGCAGCAGTGGTCAGTATTGTCTCCTCCGGCGGCGAGGTCATGCAGAAATCCGAAATGCCTTTTTGGATACTTCTCCTCGGTGGCGGGGGCATCGTGACAGGGCTTGTCACGTTAGGTTATCGGGTTATGCTCACTGTGGGCACCAAGATCACCGAACTGACGCCTTCCCGTGGATTTTGCGCCGAGCTTGCTGCGGCCTCCACAGTGGTGCTCGCCTCCCGTACCGGTCTGCCCGTCTCTACCACCCATATCCTGGTTGGGTCCGTGCTCGGTGTTGGCTTGGCCCGAGGCATCGGTGCCCTGGACCTACGAGTGGTGCTCAATATTATCATTTCCTGGCTGGTCACCCTGCCAGCAGGAGCTCTTATGGCGATGGTCTTTTTCTTTATCTTAAAGGCAATCTTCAGCTGA
- a CDS encoding sulfite exporter TauE/SafE family protein, which translates to MNKQRWSLWGIMMLTAILLLNSPPLLSGQETASTATQIDLPGKLAKVIADTPTGTEAGHINLQAEKGFAGIPGAPKINYVVAFFWAIWVGWIFTTVGAFGGIMAGVGHLTIFGLGVYATGFKSTNPELNALLTDTIRASNQFLVGLAALISTYSFYRMKRLVVPLGLTLGLSSVLGGILIPWLTAGKVQLSQYIGWFGIAVLVIGGFLFYGTTERSRSSKSKANEAAKNFQKAIKEGGADAQGVTISSLGLTKIVFSFYGTEFTFNPLLAVLGGVVIASIASFLGIGGGFLYVPFLTSVIGLPMYIVAGTSALAVLLSMVTSVFSYVVLKGTFISWSLVGVEMAGVAVGAFIGPKTQKYIPEKILKWIFVVLAVYVGLRYFSKGFFGQSWLPPF; encoded by the coding sequence ATGAACAAACAGAGATGGAGTCTGTGGGGGATTATGATGCTGACAGCAATACTGCTGCTGAACAGTCCTCCCCTGCTTTCAGGACAGGAAACAGCATCCACTGCCACGCAGATTGACCTGCCCGGCAAGTTGGCAAAGGTGATTGCCGATACCCCGACCGGGACAGAGGCGGGACATATCAATCTTCAGGCGGAAAAAGGTTTTGCCGGGATACCGGGCGCACCGAAGATCAATTATGTTGTCGCCTTTTTCTGGGCGATCTGGGTCGGTTGGATCTTTACCACAGTGGGAGCTTTTGGGGGCATCATGGCCGGGGTCGGGCACCTCACCATTTTTGGCCTCGGAGTCTATGCTACGGGTTTTAAAAGCACCAATCCCGAATTGAACGCGCTGCTGACTGATACGATCAGGGCCTCCAATCAGTTTCTGGTCGGACTGGCCGCTTTGATCTCCACCTACAGTTTTTACAGGATGAAGCGACTGGTGGTCCCTTTAGGACTAACTCTTGGTTTGAGCAGTGTTTTGGGAGGAATTTTGATCCCTTGGTTAACTGCGGGCAAAGTACAGCTCAGTCAATACATTGGCTGGTTCGGTATCGCGGTTCTGGTGATTGGAGGATTTCTCTTTTACGGTACCACAGAGCGCAGCCGATCCTCAAAGAGCAAAGCCAACGAGGCAGCAAAAAATTTCCAGAAGGCAATCAAGGAAGGAGGGGCGGATGCTCAGGGTGTGACGATTTCCTCACTGGGACTGACCAAGATAGTTTTTTCTTTTTACGGTACAGAATTCACCTTTAATCCACTCCTTGCCGTGCTCGGCGGTGTGGTCATTGCCTCCATTGCTTCCTTCCTGGGAATCGGCGGCGGATTTCTCTATGTGCCCTTTCTGACCAGTGTTATCGGGTTGCCCATGTACATCGTGGCAGGAACGTCGGCCTTGGCTGTTCTGTTGAGCATGGTGACCAGCGTTTTCTCTTATGTCGTGCTGAAAGGAACCTTTATCAGCTGGAGCTTGGTGGGTGTTGAGATGGCTGGCGTGGCAGTGGGTGCCTTTATCGGTCCTAAGACACAGAAGTACATCCCGGAAAAAATCTTGAAATGGATCTTTGTGGTTCTCGCTGTTTATGTGGGCCTTAGATATTTCAGCAAAGGGTTCTTCGGTCAAAGCTGGCTGCCGCCGTTTTAG